GACACCTCTCGATTTTCAAAGACAAAACTTGTCTTAAATTTGCGAAATTGTGGTCTGAATAAACGGTGGCACTTCATAAGTTGTGTCAGGACGTTACATTTTCGATTAAAACAATTATACAATAATATCCCAATAAAACTTCTTGAGATTTAGCCCTATTTTCGGGAAATTTATCCGATAAATATTTCACATTAAATCCGAATTTGAATTGTGGGAGAGACCTCCGATTCCCGATCCCTTTTCCCTTCCATCCTTCTAACTTTCCAACCCAATTGCGGATCCAAAACTTGAATATTAATACTTAAACTTGCTTGGTCTCTTTGGAGAGGCTAAGCAAGTTTAAAATCTATCATACAAATCTTGTAGGTAGCAACTGAGGTTAAAATATAAAAAAACTCGCCTACACTCAGATTGTAGGCGAGTTAGATAGACCCTATTGCATCTGTCCCATACCCTGCATCATCGCAAGCATTTGTATAAGCTGTTTGAAATCACCGAGCGTCAGTAGAAGCTTCGCGCCGATTCCATCCTCTTGGACTTTCGCGGAAAAACCGATGCTATAATTCTCTGGCAAATTCATAAGCATTCCCGACATCATTTGCAGTGCCGCGGCACCATTTGGATCCGCCGACTTGGCGATAATCGGTAAAAGGCTTTTAACCATGGTCATTGGAGAAATAGCAAAAAACAGATTACTCTCCACGCCTAAAGTCATGGCCAATTTTTCATAACTCGGTTCGGCAGAGAAACTGGGCGCGGTACCGGTGCCTGCCTTGTTATCCAGGTTCATCTTTAGGAGTTCAGGGCTGCCCATCACCATAAACAGGTAATCATCAGTAAAAGCATAGTACCACTGCCATTCCTGTGGCATCAACCCAGCAGCCTCGGGGGGCATCGTTCCGAAAGTGCTACCGAAATTCGGGAAGACGTAACTTTTAATCTCAATGCCATTATGCATCATGGGTTCACCTTGATGCGCCCCTTTGTACATGTCCAGATGAGCACCATCACCAATCATGTTTCGAGCTAATGCCATTGCGTCTTGGAGTTGTTTAAGTAACGCCTCTTCCATGTAGGCTTTTGCCGTTTGTTTATCTCTCAACTCATAGATAACCAAATAATCCGGGATGATACTACTACCAAAATTGGCGGAGAAAGCCCATTCCTCACCAAGAGCCTCGTAAAAGTGTTTCATCTGTTTGGTAAGGGACGCGAGTCTTTCAGCGTGTTCCGGGTCGGAGTCTTGTGCAAGCATTTTCAGCCAGAACATGCTCATCTCAATCATCAGTTCCGGTTTCCCCTGAAAAGCACCATTTGTAAATGTCGGACTTGGGAGTTCGCCAAGGAGGGTCAACTCATCAGGAGTCATCTCTTTTAACGCGTTCTGGATTTCGCTGTTGCTCTTGAATCTCAGAAATGGAGCGAGTTTCACATCGGTTCCTTCTACTTCAAGCGTCGCGCTCAGAGATTTTAGCTGCTCGAGCAAATCTATCACGCCAACGAATATACTTTCAAAGAAGGGGGCTGCTGCCATAGCTGCAGGATCGCTTTCGAGGCTGTCCTTCATCGCTTCCGACTCATCCTTAAGTGCTACACCCAGCATAGGTGCGATTGATTCAAGATTAAAGTGAACTGTGAGTTGTGAAGTCCCCGCTGAAATGTCGGCAAGGAATGTTCTATAATCTGGATGGGTTGTGATGGCAGGCTTTGTTTTGTTGTAGGTATCAATGACGTGTTCACAGGTTTCTGCAGACCGAGAAAAAACGAGGGTGTTGTCTATGATAGCGAAGCTACCACCGCCTCCAGCCGCATTCCAATAGGTTACACCGTTATATTCTATTGGAGCAGTCCCCTCACTTTCGGCGTCAATCACCTGTTTCATAGCTGCAGGGTCTATCAGATGT
The genomic region above belongs to Candidatus Poribacteria bacterium and contains:
- a CDS encoding DUF3352 domain-containing protein, which produces MKKYLPLPIIALALLAVFIFVGCSAKEPPPTPITTETPITQQESEKKHEESDVVEHDSDSDEHNESSEEAHEKPHAAEEETHREVEDEEGMPMAEIPSSSVLHLIPEHTDGIIYCPSLNELNNRVNMLAMELMPTAENPEVIAKILANTFGAGFENLAELEQIGLDMNQDFAIFMTSLNPPDLSATVHLIDPAAMKQVIDAESEGTAPIEYNGVTYWNAAGGGGSFAIIDNTLVFSRSAETCEHVIDTYNKTKPAITTHPDYRTFLADISAGTSQLTVHFNLESIAPMLGVALKDESEAMKDSLESDPAAMAAAPFFESIFVGVIDLLEQLKSLSATLEVEGTDVKLAPFLRFKSNSEIQNALKEMTPDELTLLGELPSPTFTNGAFQGKPELMIEMSMFWLKMLAQDSDPEHAERLASLTKQMKHFYEALGEEWAFSANFGSSIIPDYLVIYELRDKQTAKAYMEEALLKQLQDAMALARNMIGDGAHLDMYKGAHQGEPMMHNGIEIKSYVFPNFGSTFGTMPPEAAGLMPQEWQWYYAFTDDYLFMVMGSPELLKMNLDNKAGTGTAPSFSAEPSYEKLAMTLGVESNLFFAISPMTMVKSLLPIIAKSADPNGAAALQMMSGMLMNLPENYSIGFSAKVQEDGIGAKLLLTLGDFKQLIQMLAMMQGMGQMQ